A genome region from Trichosurus vulpecula isolate mTriVul1 chromosome 5, mTriVul1.pri, whole genome shotgun sequence includes the following:
- the CBY1 gene encoding protein chibby homolog 1 → MPLFGNTFSPKKTPPRKSASLSNLHSLDRSTREVELGLDYGTPTMNLAGQSLKFENGQWIAESGACGGGDRREAQRLRKRNQQLEEENNLLRLKVDILLDMLSETTAESHLMEKELDELKSISRRRK, encoded by the exons ATGCCCCTCTTTGGAAATACGTTCAGCCCCAAGAAGACCCCCCCGCGGAAGTCTGCATCTCTCTCCAATCTGCACTCT CTGGACAGATCCACACGGGAGGTGGAGCTGGGATTGGACTATGGGACGCCGACCATGAACCTGGCTGGGCAGAGCCTCAAGTTTGAAAATGGCCAGTGGATAGCAG AGTCAGGAGCCTGTGGAGGCGGGGACCGTAGAGAGGCCCAGCGGCTGCGGAAGAGGAACCAGCAGCTGGAAGAAGAGAACAATCTCCTGCGGCTCAAAGTGGACATCCTGCTGGACATG CTCTCTGAGACCACGGCCGAGTCCCACCTCATGGAGAAGGAGCTGGATGAACTGAAGAGCATTagccggaggagaaagtga
- the TOMM22 gene encoding mitochondrial import receptor subunit TOM22 homolog, whose amino-acid sequence MAAASPAASVPASAVSPSGSAGSADELLQKSNAEKVEEELEDDDDEELDETLAERLWGLTEMFPESVRSAAGATFDLSLTVAQKMYRFSRAALWIGTTSFMILVLPVVFETEKLQMEQQQQLQQRQILLGPNTGLSGGMPGALPPLPGKI is encoded by the exons ATGGCTGCCGCCTCGCCCGCCGCCTCGGTCCCCGCTTCTGCCGTGTCGCCGTCGGGGTCGGCGGGGTCGGCGGACGAGCTGCTGCAGAAGAGCAACGCCGAGAAGGTCGAGGAGGAGCTGGAGGACGACGACGACGAAGAG CTTGATGAGACCTTGGCCGAGAGACTGTGGGGCCTGACGGAGATGTTCCCGGAAAGCGTCCGGTCTGCTGCGGGAGCCACCTTTGACCTCTCCCTCACAGTGGCCCAGAAAATGTACAG GTTCTCCAGGGCAGCTTTGTGGATCGGGACCACCTCGTTCATGATCCTCGTTCTCCCCGTTGTCTTTGAAACGGAGAAGCTACAgatggagcagcagcagcagctacagcAGCGGCAG ATACTCCTTGGGCCTAATACGGGGCTGTCTGGAGGGATGCCAGGGGCCCTCCCTCCACTTCCTGGAAAGATTTAG